ctttaagtgtcttgatcaccaaaacaaaatagcttatactatttatacatttgccttgagccttttgtttttctctttcttcttttcaagtctaagcacttgatcatcaccatgatatcaccatcatcatgtcatgatcttcatttgcttcgccacttggaatgtgctacctatattatgatcacttgataaacgaggttagcacttagggtttcatcaattcaccaaaaccaaactagagcttttaggggTGGCAGACGTCACTGCACTCTCGGTCACCACAGCCACAGAGCGGGGAAAGATGCCATACCGCCGTCTTCACCGGCGCGCGGCAAGAAAAGAACAGAGCCGAGGTGAAAGATTCGGTTTTCGGATCTAAAAGAGGGTCACCGAACCCCCAACCCTAATAGGGTGAAGGAAAGGAGTAAGAAGAAGGACTCGACTTCAAGAAGAACCTGAATCTGAGCTCAAATCCACAAAGAACTCATTGGGGAAGATGAATAGTGACTCcagtgagtcaaaccctaaccctaatccccaatcggtAAAGAACCAAGAAGAAAACAGACAAGAAAGCAGAGAACCGATCAGATCCACTTTAGATCTAAGAAGAAAGATGgttttcctaaccctaaccctaactgggtgaaagaAAGAAGATAAGGAGGGCTCAGCTTCAAGTCTACTCAAAACCAAACCCTAAACCTGCAATCGATTTTAGAAAAAAGAAGAACAGTGGGTCGGattccgaaccctaaccctagatctaaatcCTAATCTCCAACACcggttcggataagagaaaagaAGATCCAAATcggagaaggggaaagggaaaGGGGAAGAGCCCTACCTCACCATGCACCGCGCTGTCGCCTCGCTGGCGCGTGAGAAGAAGGTCGAGCAACAGCTCTTGCGCGGGCTCTGGCCGGGTGCCATGGCTAGGCCCCTCGACAGTGACGTGCTCACCCATTTAGGGAGCGCACACACCGGCGAGGGGCCAGCAACGGCGCCATGCTCCACTATGTCTCTCGGTCGCTCACTGCGGCTGCGCTGAGGGGAGGAGAAAGGAGCACGACGAAGAGAGACAAAGAGAGGATGAGGAGCTGGACTTGCTCCAGTGGCTGCTTTCCTCACCGGCGCCGATGGCCACCAAGATCGCCGCCGCTAGCGCCGCCGCGGCGCGCGAGAGAGAAAGGAGAGGTGAAAATGAGGTTCTAGGGTTTGGGATGGCAAGGTCGGGCAGGGGGGTGGAGTTTTGTTCACCTAATCGGAACGCTCGACCGTCCGATCGAAACGGACGGGCGATGATGATAGGGCCGGCTTACGGCCTAGGAGGAGCGGTGCAGGCCGCACATGTGTGGCCCAAATttctggcccaggcccaggttgcggcgtGGGCGCGGGGACGGTGCGGCGCGCGTGGCTGCTGGGCTGGGGTTTCGCGCTGGGCCGTGATGGCAAGCAAAGCTGGGCCGAGCTGTTGCAGGTTTTGAGCCCAAGCGAAGGAGTCTTTTTTTTGCGCGGCGCGCGTGGCTGCTAGGCTGGGGTTTCGCGCTGGGCCATGGCGGCAAGCAAAGCTGGGTCGAGCTGTTGTAGGTTTTGAGCCCAAGCGAAGGAgtcattttttccttttttattttccaGAAAAGGTTTTATTTCCTGGTAAAtggataaatggcttaaagaaagTAGAAAAGAGATTTGTCCTGTGGGCAAAATTCATTGAATTGAattatttttccgctgctaaagaaattgtttattctccagttattttgaaccaacgtgatatttaattggagaaaaggatattttgacatgattatgatgttgttattttctgaccaacgttgttaataacaatattgtaaatcttaatgattttatgcattaattctatttctgcccaatgatgatgtagaattagtataTAACaacagttgtaaattttaatgattttatatattaattctatttctgtccaacggtgatgtagaattagtgtataagaacagttgtaaattttaatgattttatgtattaattctatttctgtccaacggtgatgtagaattagtgtataagaacagttgtatgttttaattttgaccaacgttggaattaaggcatgcaattgttgttattttttatgttaagaaaaagttTAACCTGGtcttcatcttgtctaaggtggactgggtagtcaccccACCGTGTTCCACTAAGCCTGTAGCACcgatgagggagacaaacgaggatgATACCGCTTAGGCAACTAAAGAGagagattttgaatcccaaaggatgtcctatgaccttaagcataggaagtgggttactgccaacaagaaatgtttggctgtgataaagaacacgattgaacctacaattgtaggctcaatcccagagtgtgacacggtcaccgagtacctcgatagaataaaaagTTAGTTCATTGGCTCTTTAAAGACATacgctacccagctgataaagcagctgatgacagagagttactctggaaatagtggcataagagagctcacgatgtgtcgtcgaaattatggcactatcgtttaagccatattttgaggggaagactagaaagactagttaagaatgatattctttctccattgaagctctcagatttagaacaatacagagaatgcataaaggaaagtatataaagaaaattaagaaagatgccaaacgaagcgtatgaattttacagattattcatacagacatctgtggtccattttcctgtaaagagtgtggatggttatgattcgttcataatattcacagatgattactcccattatggctatatttatccaatcaaagaaagaatagaagcattggataaatttaagatatttaaggtagaagttgaaaaccaacccaatttaaagattaagatagtcaggtccgaccatgaaggagtactacggtcggcatatcccatatggccaagttcctggaccttttgcaaggttcttacaggaaaatgacatagtagcctagtattctatatcaggcgaacctcagcagaatggagtagctaaaagacgcaaTTGTACCCTGATGGACATGGTgcacagtatgataagttactctaccttaccgttgagcatgtggatagaggcgttaaaaaccgtcattcatattctcaatagagtatcaagtaAGTTGGTGtcaaaaacaccgtatgagtcgtggacaggaagagtatcatcactaaaccacttacgtgtatGGGGGAGTTATGCTGaggcaaaagtatttaacccaaatattaggaagctagatcctaaaacagtaagttgtcatttcattggctacccagaaaagtcaaaaggttttcgtttctactgtccagacagacatacaaagtttgtgaaaacgagacacgctgtcttcctagaggatgaaatgatgagggggagcatggtagctcgagaaattgaccttgaagagaagcgggtgtatgcgcccactccaataattcatgagccatttttctcactacctgctgtcgctgcaccaacagtgtaagatactgtggtgccagcacctgttgttattccgcctgtggcaacaatgaatgatgatgaggaacctgttctttaggatcctgtataacctattgccacacatgagggggagaaACAACAGTCTCAAACAaaagatgtgccaaatatggaggcccctagaaggtctcaaagagttagaaaatcagctattcctgctgactataaagtatacaacactgaagaatttcaaatggagaatgatcccacctcatttgaagaagccatgagaagtgatcattcatcaaagtggcttgaggccatggaagttaaaatgaaatcaatgaatgccaataaagtttaggacttggagataattcctaatggagccaaaatagtaggctataaatgggtctacaaaacaaaacttgactcttaagggaatatagagagatataaagcatgacttatggcaaaaggctttacgcaaagagaaatgattgattacaatgagaccttttctccagtctcatgtaaggagtccttcataatcataatagcattagtggcacattatgatttagagttacatcagatggatgtaaagataacatttctcaacggggacttggaggaaaatatttacatagcacaaccgaaaggttttatcatggaaggaaaagaacgaatgggatgccgcctaaagaaatccatttatggattaaaacaagcttcaagacagtggtacttgaagtttgatcagacaataaggaattttgggtttaaagagaatgtagaggacaattgtgtctatgcaaagtttaagaatgggaagtttatcttccttgtcctgtatgtggacgatatcttacttgctagtagtgatgtcagtctactactggagacaaagaagtttttgtcctcaaaatttgatatgaaagatcttggtgaagcctcattcgttctagggatcgagattcaccgagatagaagtaaaggggtattaggactgtcacaaaagacatacatagaaagGATCTTAAaaaaatttagtatgcacaaatgtagtccctcacctgctcctatagtcaagggcgatagatatggggatttttaatgtcacaggaaccaatatgagaccgatcaaatgaaagtggttgcatatgcttcagctgtcagaagcttgcaatatgctcaagtatgtacgcgccatgacttggcatttgttaccgggttacttggtagatttcagagcaatcctggaacagaacactggaaattagtaaagaaagtcttgcgttatttgcaaggaacgaaaagcctcatgatgacgtatagaagatatGATTAACTCCATATAGtgagatattcagattctgattatgcgggagatgatagaaaatccacgcctggatatatattcactctcgtaggaggagctatttcatgaaaaagctcaaagcaaaccgtcactacatcgtccacaatgtatgacggtttgtagtgtgttatgaggcaacggggcaggtgaactagctaaagaagttcatacccggtttgaaggtggttgacgacatctatataccacttaagttatactgcgataataatccggcagtacagtatgctcacaacaataagtcaagcggtgctgccaaacacattgacataaagtattatgttgtgaaagataaagtccgggatcgtGTCATAAgttttgagcatataagtaccgaaaagatgctcgcggatccgcttacaaaaggcttaccacctaaCGTGTTCAgtgaacatgtagctagcatgggtttaaggaaaagcctaaaattcctggacaaaagaaggcccaaagttaagtatctattttagaacagagtggtgtgttgtagctgttaaatctatcgccAATTGactgtgacgatgaaacatgctctatgcgctaatctgtaatggaatgaacaaaagtaaatgatataaaattgaaagatggtagtgagatcaagggggagaatgttagttgatctccatcaATAGGCCCAGGGCCTTTGGGtatgcgccctgatcggggacgcacacctaatatggttggtgggcccctgtcgcacagcactatacaAAGAGAGGTGGGGATTAGGGCTCgaactacgaggttgaccggagccgccggGACCCACTAACAGaaaacctaacccgatctaaagagggtgctaccagcgacgggaagccccacCGACCCCGCCGTACCTCtgcatcgccattggacctcgtCTCCACCACGCTGGACTCCACCGCGCCGAGCTCCCTCGACACCGGCGTCCATGAGGCTGCAGCGCAACTACGCCAGGGCGAACTAGAGGAACCCTAAGTAAGATGCTTACCCCGATCTACGGTTTAGAGGCACTGTTGTTTCTCACAATGctagctgctactactactactacatacAGTAGCAGGAAGCAATAGGGGTTATATATCTGTGGTATAGTAGCTGATCATCAGCATAGTAATTAACTAATTACCTTGCTTGAGAGATACTTGTACACTTATGAGACGATAGGGGTCAATGTGATAATCGCTTCTTGATTTTCAGTTGTATGGTTATTACTACCTTTCATCTAGGAGTAATTCATTTACCCCTATATTTGAGTGCATTAACAGTGTCCATGGTGCCACTCTTTATTCTCTAAATGCTTATTAACAGAAAACAATTTCCATGCGACAAGTATAAACACTTGGATGAAGCAGTACCGTAGTAGTTTAaaatgttgatttttttttttttttggcgaaaTGTTGAAGTTTGATTTCAGACGTTCTGTTTTGGACCACTCTTACAATGAAGAGCTACTACCTCTGTTTGAGGTTCTTTAAAAtgtaccttctccttttgtagcAGATTGAAGGCTCTACAGCTACCACTATGCCTCAAATGGACAAAGATCTGCTGCAAGCTGCCATGTCTGGTGACTCAAGAAAGGCCTTGATGTTCTGCTTGGAACAACTCCACAGGCGGGCAACACCTGCCTCCACATCGCCTGCAATGCTGTTCTGGGCAAAAATGGTTCTCTTATCGCCTTTCATCAACAAAGATGGCGAGACACCACTGCTCGCCACCATTACAAGGGGCCATATCTCTTTAGCTTCAACTTTTCTAGATTTCTGCCTTAACCATGAGCATAGGGATGTCTTGTGCCAAGACAAGCATGGATGCAACGCTCTCCACCACGCCATCCGCAGCGATCACAGGGAGCTCGCGATGGAGCTATTAAGGGCGGTGCCCGGGCTGTGAACAGCATCAATGAGTCGCCCATGTTCATCTCGGTGATGAGAGACTATGAAGATATTACCAAGGTACTGTTGGAAATTTAAGATTCTGCTCATGGAGCAACCTTTGGCTTCAATGCTCTGCATGCTGCCGTAAGAAATGGCAATCCAGGTGAGACATACAATAGAAAGATACTAGAAATTGGAGCTAGGAATTTCATACTGTCTTCACAACTATAGATTTTCTATCATGGTCATTATCTACTACTGTATTATTGTTTTAAGATCTTACAAATGGAACAAAAATAATccaaaaatcttgatttcatgGCCGGTTTGCCAACAGTTAATTTGGGATGCCTTCATTTGTTTTACAGGTATCGCTAAGATGAGCGTCCTGACCTGTCCACGGAAGAAAATGGCTATAGAAATACTGCAGTGGAGCAGGCTGTGTTCTTGAATAAGATTGACGTGTTAAAAGTATTATTGGAACATGGTTGGTCTTCAGGGTATTCTGTCTCTACAAGTGGTAGTAGCCCTCTTCTTGTTTCTGCTGCACAAAGAGGTCATGTTGGTGTTGCTCGAGAGCTTCTTAAGCATTGTCCAGATGCTCCCTATTCTGATACAAATGGTTGGACATGTCTCCACGAAGCTGTAAACTCAGGTCACACAGAGTTCGTAGAATTTGTCATGGGGTCACAACAACTCCGTAATAAGCTCGTTAATATGCGAGATGCGGAGGGGAAAACTGCTCTGCATTATGCAGTCAAAAAATGCAATCCAAGAATTATTCAAGCATTACTTCTGAACCACACAACGACAGACTTCACCATGATTTCCAGTGATGGAAGGGAGGCAAGTTCGGGGTTGTTGACTGAGAAGGAAACACCCAATAAGATTTCAGACTGGGTACGTTTGCTTTCCATACGTTGATCCATTGAAACTCATAAGGCATAGTAGAGATATTAGACTGTACAGTCCTACTGTCGAAATCCCATCAGTAATGCTCTCTGGACTTCTAGCCTATATACAAATAATCATTTATTTAGTAATGGTCAATAAATCTTTCTCATGATCTCCTTTAAAATTGGTTACTAATTGatgtatttgtataaatttcATCTGCCAAGTCTAGAAATAAATGATTATTTGTACCATTTAAAATTGTTTATCACGAGAAATGTTTTGAAATAGCATGGGTAATATTTCTAATCTGTAAACATCAAATTTCTACAATACTTGGGAACGCGTCTTAATCTGACATTTAAATAAAAATGGTCTCCTCTAATCCAAGGAAAGAGAATAGAAATACAAGAAATACGCAATACAAATTTCGCATTTATAGTATCAtctttttttcaattttttgcATATTTATTATATTGCCATGTCACATGCTCTGCTTAATTACATCGTTACTTGGAGATTACATTTTAGAAAGAATAGAAAGGTGCACCCCTACAAATTCTTTAAAAAATACTTGTTTCTGTAAGTAGTACCTGATTGAGCTTAATTTGTGCCATTCTTGTACTTGATGCAGAACGAAGTTTCCATGCTTCTGTTGCAAAAAGATCCCAACAACGCAAGCTTTGTTTATTACATTCATAAGTGTGTCAAGGATATGGTAACTAATGCGTCAAGTAAGGCTTTCAAGTCCCTGACCCAGACACTCATAGGCAACAACTTTTTAGTGGCGATACTTGTTGCAACAATTACCTTCGCCGCTGCTTTTACATTGCCCGGAGGATACAACAGCGAAGGGCTTCCCACCATGGCAAGAAAGGCTGCATTTCAAGCATTCTTGATCTCTGATACCTTAGCAATGTGCTCGTCACTTGTTGTTGCCTTCATATGCATCATTGCAAGATGGGAGGATATTGGGTTCTTGCTTTACTACAGATCATTTACAAAGAAACTCATGTGGCTTTCATACATGGCGACCACCACGGCATTTGCAACAGGTTTATACACAGTTCTAGCCCCTCGTCTCCTGTGGCTGGCGATTGCAGTTTGCACTTTGCCAGTTTTATTGCCCATTTTTACTAGGCTGCTTGATGAGCTTCCTTTTCTGAGCCTCCGACTTCGACTAGGTCGGACTTTCAAATCTGAACACCTTGATATCGTCTAACATTCACACTCTGTATTTGTTCTTTCTGGCTACCTATGGTCTCAGTATGTCATTAGACGACAATGGTATTTCAGTAATTTTGAATTCCATGTATTTGTTCTTTCTGGCTACCTATGGTCTCAGTATGTCATTAGACGACAATGGTATTTCAGTAGTTTTGAATTCCATGTAAGATAACAACCATGTAATGTGAATGCTGGTTGTATAATGTGAACTAGTTGTTGATTAGTTTTTTTCTTTACAATCTTGATGAACATGTTTTTTCATGAGGAAAACAAAGTTACAACACGCGATCCTTGAAGACAGACATGATTCTTGCAAGATGGGTCTCACAAGGATCACCAACAAAGTTCAATAACAATTAATTACATTGAAAACAATTCCTAAGCAACAGCAGGAGATCCAAAGCAACACGATTAGGCATTAGCAACTGGAAAGAACACACCTAAGcaacagagacctccacaaaGCCCACCATTTGAAGCGAACTCAAAGAATGCAACAGTCACATCCTCATAACCATGGTGCTTCGTGGCCATTCGATGATGACATGACCTTATCCCGAAGCACCACTTCTTGCAATCCTTCTTTGCCACGCCAATGGAGACCTAGAGTCAggttccacacacacacacacacacacacacacacacacacacacacacacacaccaggaGATCCTTCAACCTCATGTGAGGCTCCAACCACAGTGACCGGCAACTATGAAAGGGCCAAACGATTGGGTTGGATCCCATGGCTCTCCATGCCTGGTATGCTGGTCACACGTAACCGAGTAAGTAGCCTGGTAATGCTAAAAGAACAAGACACATATATCATACAAATAATTGGTATATCATTTCCCCAAACTTACGAAAACATCACAGTACACGAATAGCAAGTGTAAAATGTACAAATCGAGCTAGCAGTTTGCAATTATTTGTAATATAGATCGAAGCTAAATACAATCAGGGCAGACCCATTCACATTTTTGCTGGACACTTCCACATGGTATTGTTACATCGAACTTGTCAGGCAGTAGTAGCATCAGCAGGTGCTGCGGCAGATTCACTTGTCACGGGCTCAGCCTCCCAGAACTCAGTCTTCTTGCCCGTCTTGGAAACAGTTTGCAGAACAGCGTCAGGTGTTATATTGCCCTTCACTGTGACCTTCTGCTCCTTGATGTCTACATCGAAAGATTCAACACCTGAAGCAACCACAACACCGATGCATACGTCACTCACTCGGATACTGTAAAGTACAGCAATAAATCAAAACACTTTGAGGATTTTCAGCCAACTAAATCCTTAGGAACAGATATAAGTATATTTAAGTGACTCAGGTATATAAGTATATTTTATAAGTGAGGACCATTTGGCAGGGATAACAGATTTCTTTTCTGGTTCCCAGTATCTACTAGAATCTAAGAAAAGTTTCTACATCTCGGTTCTCATGGACTAAAACATTTTGGACTAAAATCTACACTTTAGTTGGACTAAACAACCAAACACTtggactaaaagtggactaaaatcctttagtcctttagtccataaaactggactaaaatggactaaaaggtgttggggacacccatgcctctcatttattgtcctctctctccactttagtccattttagttcaAGAAACCAAACACCACTTTAGTCCACTTTTAATTCATGGACTAAAGTGGACTAAAACTTTTAGTCCATGGACTagagaaccaaacagggcctcaaTCCCTGAAACATTTAGTAGTGGTTCTCCTGTTTGTGGATCTAGAGAGAGAGTTTGGAGAATCCATGCCAGACGTACCCTAATATGCTCAGAGCAAATTGCAAAAAGGCTCAATCTAGCAATCTACCTCCACTTAAGTTGACAATTTAAGACTAGTGTCCAAGCAGTTCAAAGCAAATTTGTAAAAAGGCTCAATCAAGTAATCTACTTCCACTTAAGTTGATTTAAGACAAGCATTCAAGAAATTGCTTTACAAGTTAGACAAATACCACTCAGGATGTTGTATGTCACATAAACAAAGATCATAAATTTAGAGGACTAGCCAGCAGGGGGaggacttcaaatttgatagttTTGGAACTTAAAGAATGAATTTCTCTACAAACCATTCTCTGAAGGGTTATGCAATTCGATTACAATCCTATCCAGTATCCATAACATCCTACCAAAATCTCTAGTAGTCTAGTGCATTTCGAGCTCATTTGGTTTCCTATTTATCTGTTGCGGTTTTTCAAATACCATACATGCCATGAATATTACTTGTTTCAACTGTGGAAATTAAAGTTGCTACTCAA
The sequence above is drawn from the Miscanthus floridulus cultivar M001 chromosome 15, ASM1932011v1, whole genome shotgun sequence genome and encodes:
- the LOC136508772 gene encoding copper transport protein ATX1-like — translated: MAQTVVLKVGMSCQGCVGAVKRVLGKMEGVESFDVDIKEQKVTVKGNITPDAVLQTVSKTGKKTEFWEAEPVTSESAAAPADATTA